The following proteins come from a genomic window of Lycium ferocissimum isolate CSIRO_LF1 chromosome 4, AGI_CSIRO_Lferr_CH_V1, whole genome shotgun sequence:
- the LOC132051676 gene encoding uncharacterized protein LOC132051676, protein MHTDAMKAPDAMKAPDVTKMDEVNDSLDTSIRQTMGKEPLLSLPRTGESPAQWIQWLRSIDQPDIIQMQKCEKCSREFCSPINHRRHRRLHRKSLNSDKESREYRDLLGAFWDKLSLDEVKKVVSLQDISLKEISGSVLVHALSTALGKQGFWSLPRVYVKAGSKLLEVIQAKPASLPVTSKELFSILDDASERTFLCAGTAESVEKYVFDGEAAKIGLDSKNLVACTSFLFEQKLAKAWVADKDAEALKFEKLLFEEEEAAQKKQAELLERKKVKKRRQKEQKAREQSNEEKGHLEVPADCVEVPSAEADSLPGPSGSYSNNPDVPLDVSTNLELVQFYSNEDMSVESQYNLPHQHLDSVKVQNVEPQRTSANSRRKKVKKRRQKEQKAREQSNEEKGNLEVPADCVEVPSAEADSLPGPSDSYYNNPDVSLDVSTNLELVQFSSNEEISVEPQYDLSHQHLDSVKVQNVEPQPTSANSRWEKVKKCRQKEQKAREQSNEEKGNLEVLADCIEVLLAEADSLPGPSDSYSNNPDVSLDVSTNLELVQFSSNEDVSVESQYDLSHQHLDSVKVQNVEPQPVSVNIRRHSANAEWQTPKSQRSGQNSNNQNHQAKVVPLQKHKDSGTPVNSIKITRKVRVKSDDASILEVQKEGIGQKHRNSEVMIGSISIPVKDCSTIQQGNCPAEARDDFGCTEPAMPKKCNIVQKPAKHNALRIGSNRAAAKLWRPVRREVGTQYPEEGVMSSKFDDRTSLNENPLHCQVPDGNANQVLGFSDIVAKAKVFLAQRWREAIAGDHVVYSRDTFSGRPDVPTSSSEAAPASDSEEHSVVSTADD, encoded by the exons ATGCACACAG ATGCAATGAAAGCACCAGATGCAATGAAAGCTCCGGATGTAACGAAAATGGATGAGGTGAACGATTCGCTTGATACTTCCATTAGGCAAACTATGGGAAAGGAACCCCTGCTTTCATTACCAAGAACGGGGGAAAGTCCTGCTCAATGGATTCAGTGGCTTCGTTCTATAGATCAGCCAG aTATTATTCAGATGCAGAAGTGCGAGAAATGTTCCAGGGAATTTTGTTCACCTATTAATCACAGAAGACATAGACGTCTGCACCGCAAATCCTTAAATTCTGATAAG GAGTCTCGCGAATACAGGGATTTATTGGGAGCATTTTGGGACAAG CTCTCATTGGATGAGGTTAAAAAAGTTGTATCATTGCAAGATATCTCACTAAAG GAAATTTCTGGATCTGTACTTGTTCATGCCTTGTCAACAGCTTTGGGCAAACAAGGGTTTTGGTCTCTTCCTCGTGTTTATGTAAAGGCTGGTTCAAAGTTGCTG GAAGTCATCCAAGCTAAACCTGCCAGTCTTCCAGTGACCTCCAAGGAATTATTTAGTATCCTTGATGATGCTAGTGAGAGAACATTCTTATGTGCTGGCACAGCTGAGTCAGTGGAAAAATATGTTTTTGATGGAGAAGCTGCCAAAATTGGTTTAGACTCAAAGAATCTGGTTGCTTGCACTAGCTTCCTTTTTGAACAGAAACTG GCTAAAGCATGGGTTGCCGACAAAGATGCTGAAGCTTTGAAATTCGAAAAATTGCTTTTTGAGGAGGAAGAAGCTGCTCAAAAAAA GCAAGCTGAGCTATTAGagaggaaaaaagtgaaaaagcgTCGACAGAAGGAACAGAAAGCAAGGGAGCAATCAAATGAGGAAAAAGGACATCTGGAGGTACCAGCTGATTGTGTTGAAGTTCCATCAGCAGAAGCAGATAGCCTTCCAGGACCATCTGGTTCCTATTCCAATAATCCTGATGTACCTCTGGACGTCTCCACCAATCTTGAACTGGTTCAATTCTATAGTAATGAAGATATGAGCGTTGAATCCCAATATAATCTCCCTCACCAACATCTGGATTCAGTTAAAGTTCAGAATGTTGAACCCCAACGCACTTCTGCCAATAGTCgacggaaaaaagtgaaaaagcgTCGACAGAAGGAACAGAAAGCAAGGGAGCAATCAAATGAGGAAAAAGGAAATCTGGAGGTACCAGCTGATTGTGTTGAAGTTCCATCGGCAGAAGCAGATAGCCTTCCAGGACCATCTGATTCGTATTATAATAATCCTGATGTGTCTCTGGACGTCTCCACTAATCTTGAACTGGTTCAATTCTCCAGTAATGAAGAAATAAGCGTTGAACCCCAATATGATCTCTCTCACCAACATCTGGATTCGGTTAAAGTTCAGAATGTTGAACCCCAACCCACTTCTGCCAATAGTCGatgggaaaaagtgaaaaagtgtcGACAAAAGGAACAGAAAGCAAGGGAGCAATCAAATGAGGAAAAAGGAAATCTGGAGGTACTAGCTGATTGTATTGAAGTTCTATTGGCAGAAGCAGATAGCCTTCCAGGACCATCTGATTCGTATTCTAATAATCCTGATGTATCTCTGGACGTCTCCACAAATCTTGAACTGGTTCAATTCTCCAGTAATGAAGATGTGAGTGTTGAATCCCAATATGATCTCTCTCACCAACACCTGGATTCGGTTAAAGTTCAGAATGTTGAACCCCAACCAGTGTCTGTCAATATTCGACGGCATTCTGCCAATGCTGAGTGGCAAACTCCAAAATCGCAAAGGTCTGGGCAAAATAGTAACAATCAAAATCATCAAGCAAAAGTTGTACCTTTACAGAAGCACAAGGACAGTGGTACCCCTGTTAATAGCATTAAGATAACAAGAAAAGTTAGAGTGAAAAGTGATGATGCTTCAATACTGGAGGTGCAGAAAGAAGGAATAGGTCAGAAGCACAGAAACTCTGAGGTGATGATTGGTTCTATATCTATTCCAGTGAAAGATTGCAGTACTATCCAGCAAGGAAACTGCCCTGCTGAAGCAAGAGATGATTTTGGATGCACAGAGCCTGCCATGCCTAAAAAGTGCAATATTGTCCAGAAGCCAGCTAAGCATAATGCTCTTCGGATTGGGTCAAACAGAGCAGCTGCCAAGCTTTGGAGGCCTGTGAGGCGTGAAGTTGGAACACAATATCCTGAAGAGGGTGTCATGTCTTCCAAGTTTGATGATCGGACATCATTAAATGAAAATCCTTTGCATTGTCAGGTTCCTGATGGAAATGCAAATCAAGTTTTGGGATTTTCAGATATTGTGGCAAAAGCTAAAGTTTTTCTTGCTCAGA GATGGAGGGAGGCCATCGCTGGGGATCATGTCGTGTATTCTCGTGACACTTTCTCAGGGCGGCCAGACGTGCCAACGAGCAGTTCAGAAGCAGCCCCAGCATCAGATTCTGAGGAACATTCCGTTGTTTCCACAGCTGATGATTAG